The Pseudomonas sp. FP2309 genome has a window encoding:
- a CDS encoding dermonecrotic toxin domain-containing protein — protein MPPLLSAFQPSPASARQNSHAAGQPVASGMPSTPKDDQTCEAVDTRPRARRSAPRLVSMETPLITPLAQKAAEARVRQGDRVVALQLAATLMNRLISLEPEGVNTRASRFVSDIPPGSTFGLAWSRLTQALKAEPFASYAKTHHIDTSECTLDHRTGTLQCKVDGKLVTFGKDLPGWAQASADVMAVARELAPTLGFVVYAGEQSTRYELIQAFYGANYANTKTDTLDFIRFIQRNHSFPALYSETQERVEIEPEYAAVKQRQLDAIQTTACRLTEKPETAPPQQAGSWASRVNEADLQLARSAGSLLWEEDLPVSGRGDFSRASMLPPEDSTMGQLLKALDDALAAPAFQAFATKHNIVLESINIAPHTGDLMCEVYGANGEVTRTVFTMGDASGWSAVAGEIVALANSLAAGSTTAVRNPLKRSATYPRDFILNFYAQSRNFSGLKQKLEFFCGLIKDGFSAARHNHPTSDERSRAFQEKRRAVIARLENPAPANPDGANQTALDPASELLRTLFAGEPRLHTLLTQRLNAAIKSGSDGTLDVDSNHVTLAQPDPDNPGQFIHTPLVQIALARLTGNDTLELSDQDKLFDTRPGHTSPTPLTSTIPLDVAMGSVRLALRELPALLNDYYAEARAAYWEQPAFGVPASGNTGQTSGAGHVYNGSRKALLSDLLRENLLQAGLNQPGLDDLQREAIDTVVRYPEASTRPEVQNRGKPDVYVVKTGATAEATPNLLIHRLVDGRPEIFLLVEPDGKITPYDSADALAAANIHFELPLTDNIFAAQAASLINRRSGTPLASNTPAAASASTPTPEATLPGWIETAGDAERFVLRDLSLQLASFIRRHQGRLYNSGIPTIRSFALSEFNATLPSPRLYTAEDLEVVFKTPVGTLSNGFIERKTMSLADALLQNLSGLPDGQIEVFYKPGNVRITALEKEGALKKIIQDLDIGKRYGELLKRELLDDPTTKAQRMQRFAQGVPIDLKIKALELATKGEQGVDTTGFRFITQILKAEPGTKTVDGQEIVIRPLAFDRKADGKVDVVENMYLIEPKDPEKGPHVLYRPLISDAPLMQFSTREALLEAIQKPGKLQQDVLAWLPDDATRKIYTGAGFTHPNLVIAGFNTGRLFTGPAPTNPLATEGFEAAQTLQQKLQDGHLMSHLYEAHVRSLLTLADEQSTSNEESRWASVKKGGYLLLNAVLPALRGPGAVIGAALQLDNMLNDIEKLSGDDKRKKEAAAADLLVNFASVLAHFQPRSATSSLRTPSIGQRTESRLSSPDPAPAPDAARYRIRLGGPVKDVTPVDGEIQTFVDEYNGAKRINIIGHAVEPAPGQPARILGENETGYSAEQVNNELLARGIDIRDYPNVRAFFCYSGHGGAKSFASVLHSITGVPVKGFEGQVITELTDGEFPADVYQRALAANKAKYPQLCASDIEWLAKIELDNTYAEKPILANVFKQQGTPIEVNVGTLEQPVYTTINVDYRPVRFGPPKQQSPAQAPVRHTVKELRSLAEYQGFKRLSEPEKIAESIAFSVSDDAQFEYFLDGPKGGKDTRLNIVGHGDKGGVTFKSDLAGAHTHTPESLARLIAPLLQKTGATRIRLLSCKSAATGFAQALSEQLNVPVKAPVGTVSQFQVAPDRYWFLEKHPNPRRPHDHEWKTFEGASDETQAPTSKDDTSEAAPPTAPQKVDVSMGYSHTAEDGTTVLTTRSLTDCSAVAVLTDLKDGIYQKRTLMHLTGSNLEHGLLDQDAQQLVQALNRSLDKGGKVIFVGGVSSDSAVGMGVIVGQEYEGRKPLLELLKKPGVQTTIASSVGVTINPDGTFNLVEGTGKGVFNPNMVRDVMDFAVD, from the coding sequence ATGCCCCCTCTTTTGTCGGCGTTTCAGCCGTCCCCTGCATCAGCGCGGCAAAACAGCCATGCCGCGGGACAACCTGTCGCGAGTGGCATGCCCAGCACGCCCAAAGACGATCAAACCTGCGAGGCGGTGGATACACGGCCACGCGCTCGACGCAGCGCACCGCGCCTGGTCAGCATGGAGACGCCGCTCATCACGCCACTAGCGCAGAAGGCTGCCGAGGCGCGGGTCAGGCAGGGTGACCGGGTGGTGGCGCTGCAATTGGCCGCCACTTTGATGAACCGTTTAATTTCACTTGAGCCGGAAGGTGTCAACACCCGGGCCAGCCGCTTCGTCTCAGACATCCCCCCCGGCTCCACGTTTGGGCTGGCCTGGTCGCGCCTGACCCAGGCCCTCAAAGCGGAGCCTTTTGCAAGCTATGCCAAAACCCATCACATCGACACCTCCGAATGCACCCTGGACCACCGCACCGGAACGCTGCAGTGCAAGGTTGACGGCAAACTCGTGACGTTCGGCAAGGATCTACCGGGCTGGGCACAGGCCAGTGCCGACGTCATGGCAGTGGCCCGCGAACTGGCGCCAACCCTGGGTTTTGTGGTGTATGCAGGCGAGCAGAGCACACGGTACGAGCTGATCCAGGCTTTCTATGGCGCAAACTACGCAAACACCAAGACCGACACCCTGGACTTTATCCGTTTCATTCAGCGCAACCATTCATTTCCCGCCTTGTACAGCGAGACTCAAGAGCGCGTTGAGATCGAACCTGAGTACGCCGCTGTAAAACAGCGCCAGCTGGACGCAATCCAGACCACTGCCTGCCGACTCACAGAAAAACCCGAAACGGCTCCACCCCAACAGGCCGGATCCTGGGCAAGCCGGGTGAATGAGGCTGATCTACAGCTGGCACGATCAGCCGGCTCCTTGTTGTGGGAAGAGGATCTGCCGGTATCGGGCAGGGGGGACTTCAGCCGCGCCAGCATGTTACCGCCCGAAGACTCCACCATGGGCCAACTGCTTAAAGCCCTCGATGATGCCCTGGCCGCGCCGGCGTTCCAGGCCTTCGCGACAAAGCACAATATTGTGCTGGAAAGCATCAACATTGCCCCTCACACCGGCGACCTGATGTGTGAGGTATACGGCGCCAACGGTGAGGTGACGCGCACCGTGTTCACAATGGGCGATGCCTCAGGCTGGTCTGCGGTCGCTGGCGAGATCGTGGCCTTGGCCAACAGTCTCGCCGCAGGCTCGACCACCGCAGTGCGCAACCCGTTAAAGCGCAGCGCAACCTATCCGCGCGATTTCATCCTGAACTTTTACGCGCAGAGTCGGAATTTCAGCGGACTGAAGCAGAAACTGGAATTCTTCTGCGGACTGATTAAAGACGGCTTCAGCGCCGCAAGGCATAACCACCCGACCAGCGATGAACGCTCTCGGGCCTTCCAGGAGAAACGCCGTGCCGTCATCGCACGTCTTGAGAACCCCGCCCCGGCAAACCCGGACGGCGCAAATCAGACGGCGCTCGACCCGGCCAGCGAACTGCTAAGGACGCTGTTTGCCGGTGAACCGCGCTTGCACACGCTGCTCACGCAACGCTTGAACGCCGCCATTAAGTCAGGCTCAGACGGCACCCTGGATGTGGACAGCAACCATGTAACCCTGGCCCAGCCCGACCCTGACAATCCGGGACAATTCATCCACACCCCGCTGGTGCAGATCGCTCTCGCTCGCCTGACTGGCAACGACACCCTTGAGTTGAGCGATCAGGACAAGCTGTTCGACACCCGGCCCGGCCACACATCACCCACTCCCTTGACATCGACCATCCCGCTTGATGTTGCGATGGGGTCCGTCAGGCTGGCATTGCGCGAACTCCCGGCGCTGCTCAATGACTACTACGCCGAAGCCAGGGCCGCGTATTGGGAGCAGCCCGCCTTTGGCGTACCGGCGTCGGGCAACACTGGCCAGACATCGGGTGCAGGCCATGTCTATAACGGCAGCCGCAAAGCGTTGCTCAGCGATCTGTTGCGGGAAAATCTGCTGCAGGCGGGGTTGAATCAACCGGGACTGGATGATCTGCAACGTGAAGCCATCGACACCGTAGTGCGCTATCCCGAGGCCTCCACCCGTCCCGAGGTACAAAACAGAGGCAAACCCGACGTATACGTGGTGAAAACCGGCGCAACTGCAGAGGCCACGCCAAACCTGCTGATTCATCGCCTGGTCGACGGCCGGCCGGAAATCTTTCTGCTGGTGGAACCCGACGGAAAAATCACCCCTTATGACTCCGCAGATGCCCTGGCGGCGGCGAACATCCATTTCGAGCTGCCGCTGACCGACAATATATTTGCGGCTCAGGCGGCCAGTCTCATTAACAGGCGTTCGGGCACGCCCCTCGCGTCAAATACGCCCGCCGCTGCCTCTGCAAGTACGCCCACGCCCGAGGCAACATTGCCAGGGTGGATCGAAACGGCCGGTGACGCCGAACGCTTTGTCCTGCGCGACCTCTCCTTGCAACTGGCCAGTTTTATACGACGCCATCAGGGGCGCCTGTACAACAGTGGCATCCCGACAATACGTTCATTTGCCTTGAGCGAATTCAACGCAACGTTACCGTCGCCACGGCTCTACACGGCGGAGGATCTGGAAGTTGTGTTCAAAACCCCGGTGGGCACGCTGAGCAACGGCTTTATCGAACGCAAAACCATGAGCCTGGCCGATGCACTCCTGCAAAATCTTTCAGGCCTGCCCGATGGGCAGATCGAGGTGTTTTACAAGCCAGGAAATGTGCGGATCACCGCGCTTGAAAAAGAAGGCGCGCTCAAAAAAATCATCCAGGACCTGGACATCGGCAAGCGCTACGGTGAGCTGCTCAAGCGTGAACTGCTCGACGACCCCACGACTAAAGCTCAAAGAATGCAGCGGTTCGCCCAAGGAGTACCGATTGACCTGAAGATCAAGGCCCTTGAGTTGGCAACCAAAGGAGAGCAAGGGGTTGACACCACCGGGTTCAGGTTCATCACGCAAATCCTGAAGGCTGAGCCCGGAACAAAGACCGTCGATGGGCAAGAGATCGTTATCCGCCCGCTGGCATTCGACCGCAAGGCTGATGGCAAGGTAGACGTGGTGGAAAACATGTACCTGATCGAGCCCAAAGACCCCGAAAAGGGGCCCCACGTGCTTTATCGTCCGTTGATTTCCGATGCCCCCTTGATGCAATTTTCTACCCGCGAAGCCTTGCTCGAAGCGATCCAGAAGCCGGGCAAATTGCAGCAAGACGTTTTGGCCTGGCTCCCTGACGACGCCACCCGCAAGATCTACACAGGCGCCGGTTTTACCCATCCGAACCTGGTCATTGCCGGCTTCAATACGGGTCGTTTGTTTACCGGCCCCGCACCTACTAACCCCTTGGCCACCGAAGGATTCGAGGCGGCCCAAACGCTGCAACAGAAGCTTCAGGATGGCCATTTGATGAGCCACCTGTACGAGGCCCATGTTCGCAGCCTGCTGACGCTGGCCGATGAACAGTCAACGTCCAATGAGGAAAGCCGCTGGGCATCCGTCAAAAAAGGCGGCTACCTGCTGCTGAATGCCGTACTACCGGCCCTGCGCGGGCCGGGCGCGGTGATCGGGGCCGCGCTGCAGTTGGATAACATGTTGAATGACATTGAGAAACTGAGCGGCGATGACAAGCGCAAAAAGGAAGCCGCTGCGGCGGATCTGCTGGTCAACTTCGCCAGTGTGCTGGCTCATTTTCAGCCCCGATCGGCCACTTCCTCCCTGCGTACACCATCGATTGGGCAACGGACCGAAAGCCGGCTGTCCTCACCCGACCCTGCGCCTGCGCCTGACGCCGCCCGTTACCGCATTCGGTTGGGCGGTCCGGTCAAAGACGTCACCCCTGTCGATGGCGAAATCCAGACGTTCGTCGACGAGTACAACGGCGCCAAGCGCATCAATATCATTGGCCATGCCGTTGAGCCTGCACCGGGTCAGCCCGCACGCATCTTGGGCGAAAACGAAACGGGCTACTCCGCTGAACAGGTCAATAACGAACTCCTCGCCCGCGGCATCGACATTCGAGACTACCCCAACGTCCGGGCCTTCTTCTGCTACTCGGGCCACGGCGGCGCAAAATCATTTGCCTCGGTGCTGCATTCGATCACCGGGGTGCCCGTCAAAGGGTTCGAAGGGCAGGTCATTACCGAACTCACCGACGGTGAATTCCCTGCGGATGTCTATCAGCGAGCGCTGGCCGCCAACAAGGCCAAATACCCGCAGCTTTGCGCCAGCGATATTGAATGGCTTGCGAAAATCGAGCTTGATAACACCTACGCTGAAAAACCGATTCTTGCCAACGTCTTCAAGCAACAGGGCACGCCGATCGAGGTCAACGTCGGAACGCTCGAACAACCGGTGTACACGACAATAAACGTCGACTACCGGCCCGTCCGCTTCGGCCCTCCCAAACAACAATCGCCTGCTCAGGCGCCCGTGCGCCATACCGTCAAGGAACTGCGCAGCCTGGCCGAATACCAGGGCTTCAAACGGCTTTCCGAGCCCGAAAAAATCGCTGAAAGCATTGCTTTCAGCGTCTCTGACGACGCTCAATTCGAGTATTTCCTCGATGGACCAAAAGGCGGCAAAGACACCCGACTGAACATCGTTGGGCATGGCGATAAGGGCGGCGTCACCTTTAAAAGTGACTTGGCGGGTGCGCACACTCACACCCCTGAGTCGCTCGCCAGACTCATCGCCCCTCTTCTACAGAAAACCGGCGCCACCCGCATTCGGCTGCTGAGCTGCAAGTCTGCGGCAACAGGCTTCGCCCAGGCCCTGTCAGAGCAGTTGAATGTCCCGGTCAAAGCGCCCGTCGGCACTGTTTCACAGTTTCAAGTCGCCCCGGACAGGTACTGGTTTTTGGAAAAACACCCGAACCCACGCCGCCCCCATGACCACGAATGGAAAACCTTCGAGGGCGCGTCCGATGAGACACAGGCGCCCACGTCCAAGGACGACACAAGCGAGGCCGCGCCCCCTACGGCGCCGCAAAAAGTCGATGTTTCAATGGGGTACTCTCACACCGCAGAAGATGGCACGACGGTGTTGACCACGCGCAGCCTGACCGACTGCTCGGCCGTGGCCGTTCTGACCGACTTGAAAGACGGGATTTATCAGAAACGCACCCTGATGCATTTGACCGGCAGCAACCTTGAGCACGGTTTGTTGGACCAGGACGCCCAGCAGCTCGTGCAGGCATTGAATCGCTCGTTGGACAAGGGTGGGAAAGTGATCTTTGTCGGCGGTGTGAGTTCTGACTCCGCCGTTGGCATGGGGGTTATTGTCGGCCAGGAATATGAAGGCCGAAAGCCGCTGCTGGAGCTGCTGAAAAAGCCGGGCGTGCAGACGACAATCGCCAGCTCCGTCGGGGTCACGATCAATCCTGACGGGACATTCAACTTGGTTGAGGGCACCGGCAAAGGGGTGTTCAACCCCAACATGGTCAGGGATGTGATGGACTTTGCCGTCGATTGA
- a CDS encoding MdtA/MuxA family multidrug efflux RND transporter periplasmic adaptor subunit — MVDHSMQSSPRNSRRWLFGLLVLLVIAGLCWKFWPSGAAHKDAPAGHTGKTGMARPGFGGSTGPVPVRVAPAVLGEFPVYYKALGTVTALNTINVRSRVGGELVKIAFEEGQMVKAGDLLAEIDPRSYQNALLQAQGTLMQNQAQLKNAQVDVARYRGLYAQDSIAKQTLDTAEALVLQYQGTVKTNQGAVDDARLNLEFTKIRAPITGRVGLRQLDVGNLVAANDTTALAVITQTQPISVAFTLPENTLETVLARYHAGNKLPVEAWDRGDAKRQATGVLQSLDNQIDVTTGTLKFKARFDNKDQALFPNQFVNVHLLADTLHNVVLAPSAAIQFGNTGTFVYKLDGDKKVKVQPLVVGDTDGDNTVIKQGLVAGDRVVLEGTDRLKDGSEIEVVNDASEVPTTPTEHLQGKPAAKGETGTTAGKAQKVGS; from the coding sequence ATGGTTGATCACTCCATGCAATCCTCCCCCCGCAATTCCCGTCGTTGGCTGTTCGGCCTGCTTGTGCTGCTGGTGATCGCCGGCCTGTGCTGGAAGTTCTGGCCAAGCGGCGCGGCGCACAAAGATGCACCGGCCGGGCACACCGGTAAAACCGGCATGGCGCGCCCAGGCTTCGGCGGCTCCACCGGCCCGGTGCCGGTGCGTGTGGCGCCGGCGGTGCTGGGGGAATTTCCGGTGTACTACAAGGCCTTGGGCACGGTCACCGCGCTCAATACCATCAATGTGCGCAGCCGGGTGGGCGGTGAATTGGTGAAGATCGCCTTTGAAGAAGGGCAGATGGTGAAGGCCGGTGATCTGTTGGCGGAAATCGACCCGCGCAGCTACCAGAACGCCTTGCTTCAGGCACAGGGCACTTTGATGCAGAACCAGGCCCAGTTGAAAAACGCCCAGGTCGATGTGGCGCGTTATCGCGGCCTCTACGCCCAGGACAGTATCGCCAAACAAACCCTGGACACCGCCGAAGCGCTGGTCCTGCAATACCAGGGCACGGTCAAGACCAATCAGGGCGCGGTGGATGATGCCAGGCTTAACCTTGAATTCACCAAGATCCGCGCACCGATTACCGGGCGCGTCGGCCTGCGTCAGCTTGATGTTGGCAACCTGGTGGCAGCCAACGACACCACCGCCCTGGCGGTGATCACCCAGACGCAGCCGATCAGTGTGGCCTTCACCTTGCCGGAAAACACCCTGGAAACCGTCCTGGCCCGTTACCACGCCGGCAACAAGCTGCCCGTGGAAGCCTGGGACCGTGGCGACGCGAAGCGCCAGGCCACCGGCGTGCTGCAAAGCCTGGACAACCAGATCGACGTCACCACAGGCACCCTGAAATTCAAGGCACGTTTCGATAACAAGGACCAGGCGCTGTTCCCCAACCAGTTCGTCAACGTGCACTTGTTGGCCGATACCCTGCACAACGTGGTGCTGGCACCGTCCGCCGCGATTCAGTTCGGCAACACCGGCACCTTCGTCTACAAGCTCGACGGTGACAAGAAGGTCAAGGTCCAGCCGCTGGTGGTGGGTGACACCGACGGCGACAACACCGTGATCAAGCAAGGCCTGGTGGCCGGTGACCGTGTGGTGCTGGAAGGTACCGACCGGCTCAAGGACGGCAGCGAAATCGAAGTGGTCAACGACGCGAGTGAAGTGCCGACCACCCCGACCGAACACCTGCAAGGCAAGCCTGCGGCGAAAGGGGAGACCGGCACCACCGCCGGCAAGGCGCAAAAGGTCGGTTCATGA
- a CDS encoding MdtB/MuxB family multidrug efflux RND transporter permease subunit: MNLSRLFILRPVATTLSMLAIVLAGIIAYRLLPVSALPQVDYPTIRVMTLYPGASPDVMTSAVTAPLERQFGQMPGLTQMASTSSGGASVLTLRFNLDINMDVAEQQVQAAINAATNLLPKDLPAPPVYNKVNPADTPVLTLAITSKTMLLPKLNDLVDTRMAQKIAQISGVGMVSIAGGQRQAVRIKVNPEALAANGLNLSDVRTLIAASNVNQPKGNFDGPTRVSMLDANDQLVSPQQYAELILAYNNGAPLRLKDVAQIVDGAENERLAAWANENQAVLLNIQRQPGANVIEVVDRIKALLPSITDNLPAGLDVTVLTDRTQTIRASVTDVQHELLIAIALVVMVTFLFLRRVSATIIPSIAVPLSLVGTFGVMYLAGFSINNLTLMALTIATGFVVDDAIVMLENISRYIEEGETPMAAALKGAKQIGFTLISLTLSLIAVLIPLLFMADVVGRLFREFAITLAVAILISLVVSLTLTPMMCARLLKREPKAEEQGRFYKASGAWIDWLIEAYGRKLQWVLKHQPLTLLVAIATLGLTVVLYLVVPKGFFPVQDTGVIQGISEAPQSISFAAMSQRQQALARIILADPAVQSLSSYIGVDGDNATLNSGRLLINLKAHGQRDVSAAQVITRLQPQIDKLVGIRLFMQPVQDLTIEDRVSRTQYQFSMSSPDAELLALWSDKLVQTLSQMPELTDVASDLQDKGLQVYLVIDRDAASRLGVSVATITDALYDAFGQRQISTIYTQASQYRVVLQAQSGETLGPQALNQIHVKTTDGGQVRLSSLARVEQRQAQLAVAHIGQFPAVMMSFNLAPGVALGKGVELINQAQKDIGMPVGVQTQFQGAAQAFEASLSSTLLLILAAVVTMYIVLGVLYESYIHPITILSTLPSAAVGALLALLLSGNDLGMIAIIGIILLIGIVKKNAIMMIDFALEAERNQGLDPQTAIYQAALLRFRPILMTTLAALFGAVPLMLATGSGAELRQPLGLVMVGGLLVSQVLTLFTTPVIYLYFDRLGRRWRKEPQRLEPVES; this comes from the coding sequence ATGAACCTGTCGCGGCTGTTTATCCTTCGCCCGGTCGCCACCACCCTGAGCATGCTGGCCATCGTCCTGGCCGGCATCATTGCTTACCGCTTGTTGCCGGTCTCCGCCTTGCCCCAGGTGGATTACCCGACCATCCGCGTGATGACGCTGTACCCCGGCGCCAGCCCCGATGTCATGACCAGCGCGGTCACCGCGCCCCTTGAGCGTCAGTTCGGGCAGATGCCGGGGCTGACCCAGATGGCGTCCACCAGTTCCGGTGGCGCCTCGGTGCTGACTCTGCGCTTCAACCTCGACATCAATATGGATGTCGCCGAGCAACAGGTGCAGGCCGCGATCAACGCCGCCACCAACCTGCTGCCCAAGGATCTGCCCGCACCGCCGGTGTACAACAAGGTCAACCCGGCGGATACCCCGGTGCTGACCCTGGCCATTACCTCCAAAACCATGCTGCTTCCCAAGCTCAATGACTTGGTCGACACGCGCATGGCGCAGAAGATTGCCCAGATCAGCGGCGTCGGCATGGTCAGCATCGCCGGTGGTCAGCGCCAGGCCGTGCGCATCAAGGTCAATCCCGAAGCCCTGGCGGCCAACGGCTTGAACCTGTCGGACGTGCGCACCTTGATCGCCGCTTCCAACGTCAACCAGCCCAAGGGCAACTTCGACGGCCCGACGCGGGTGTCGATGCTCGACGCCAACGACCAGTTGGTCTCGCCCCAGCAATATGCCGAACTGATCCTGGCCTACAACAACGGCGCGCCGTTGCGCCTTAAGGATGTGGCGCAAATCGTCGACGGCGCCGAAAACGAACGCCTTGCCGCCTGGGCCAACGAAAACCAGGCGGTGCTGCTCAATATTCAGCGCCAGCCGGGTGCCAACGTGATCGAGGTGGTGGACCGCATCAAGGCGCTGTTGCCGAGCATCACCGACAACCTGCCGGCCGGCCTTGACGTCACCGTCCTCACCGACCGTACCCAAACCATCCGCGCCTCGGTAACGGACGTGCAGCATGAATTGCTGATCGCCATTGCCCTGGTGGTCATGGTGACCTTCCTGTTCCTGCGCAGGGTCAGCGCCACGATCATCCCCTCGATTGCCGTGCCGCTGTCGCTGGTGGGTACCTTTGGCGTGATGTATCTGGCCGGGTTCTCCATCAATAACCTGACGCTGATGGCCCTGACCATCGCCACCGGGTTTGTGGTGGACGATGCCATCGTGATGCTGGAGAACATTTCTCGCTATATCGAGGAAGGCGAGACCCCGATGGCGGCCGCGCTCAAGGGCGCCAAGCAGATCGGCTTTACCCTGATTTCCCTGACCCTGTCGCTGATCGCGGTCCTGATCCCGCTGCTGTTCATGGCCGATGTCGTAGGTCGCTTGTTCCGCGAATTCGCCATCACCCTGGCCGTGGCGATCCTGATTTCCCTGGTGGTGTCGCTGACGCTGACGCCGATGATGTGCGCGCGTCTGCTCAAGCGTGAACCCAAGGCCGAGGAACAAGGCCGTTTCTACAAGGCCAGCGGCGCCTGGATCGACTGGTTGATCGAAGCCTACGGGCGCAAGTTGCAATGGGTACTCAAGCATCAGCCGCTGACCCTGCTGGTGGCCATCGCCACCCTGGGCCTGACGGTGGTGCTGTACCTGGTGGTGCCCAAAGGCTTTTTCCCGGTGCAGGACACCGGGGTGATCCAGGGTATTTCCGAGGCGCCACAGTCCATCTCCTTTGCGGCCATGAGCCAGCGTCAGCAGGCGCTGGCCAGGATCATCCTCGCCGACCCGGCGGTGCAAAGCCTGTCGTCCTACATTGGTGTGGACGGCGACAACGCCACGCTCAACAGCGGCCGCCTGTTGATCAACCTCAAGGCTCACGGTCAGCGCGACGTGAGCGCCGCGCAGGTGATCACCCGCCTGCAACCGCAGATCGACAAGCTGGTGGGCATCCGCCTGTTCATGCAGCCGGTGCAGGACCTGACCATCGAGGACCGCGTGAGTCGCACCCAGTACCAGTTCAGCATGTCCTCGCCGGACGCCGAGCTGCTGGCGCTGTGGAGCGACAAGCTGGTGCAAACCCTCAGCCAGATGCCGGAACTCACCGACGTCGCCAGCGACCTGCAGGACAAAGGCCTGCAGGTATACCTGGTGATCGACCGCGATGCCGCCTCGCGTCTGGGCGTTAGCGTGGCGACCATTACCGATGCGCTGTATGACGCCTTCGGCCAGCGGCAGATCTCGACGATCTACACCCAGGCCAGCCAATACCGCGTGGTCCTGCAGGCCCAATCCGGTGAAACCCTGGGGCCGCAAGCGCTGAACCAGATTCACGTAAAAACTACCGATGGCGGCCAGGTACGCTTGTCCAGCCTGGCGCGGGTGGAGCAACGCCAGGCGCAGTTGGCCGTGGCGCATATCGGCCAGTTTCCGGCGGTGATGATGTCATTCAACCTTGCCCCCGGCGTCGCGCTGGGCAAAGGCGTGGAGCTGATCAACCAGGCACAGAAAGACATCGGCATGCCGGTGGGCGTGCAGACCCAGTTCCAGGGCGCGGCGCAGGCGTTCGAAGCCTCGCTGTCGAGTACCTTGCTGCTGATCCTGGCGGCGGTGGTCACCATGTACATCGTGCTCGGCGTGCTCTACGAGAGCTACATCCACCCGATCACCATTCTGTCTACCCTGCCGTCGGCGGCGGTGGGGGCCTTGCTGGCGCTGCTGCTCAGTGGTAATGACCTGGGCATGATCGCGATTATCGGAATCATCCTGCTGATCGGCATCGTCAAAAAGAACGCGATCATGATGATCGACTTCGCCCTCGAAGCCGAACGTAACCAAGGCCTCGACCCGCAGACGGCGATCTATCAAGCGGCGCTGTTGCGCTTCCGGCCGATTCTGATGACCACCCTGGCCGCGTTGTTCGGTGCGGTGCCGTTGATGCTCGCGACTGGTTCCGGCGCGGAACTGCGTCAGCCCCTGGGCCTGGTGATGGTCGGCGGTTTGCTGGTGAGCCAGGTGTTGACCCTGTTCACCACCCCGGTGATCTACCTGTACTTCGATCGCCTGGGCCGTCGCTGGCGCAAGGAACCGCAACGCCTGGAGCCGGTTGAGTCATGA
- the tpx gene encoding thiol peroxidase: MAQVTLRGNPVQVEGELPQVGTQALDFTLTAGDLSDVTLATFAGKRKVLNIFPSVDTPTCATSVRKFNAQANELNNTVVLCISSDLPFAQARFCGSEGLDNVKSLSDFRSAAFSQDYGVDIVDGPLRSLTARAVVVLDENDKVLHSELVAEIGQEPNYEAALAVLK; encoded by the coding sequence ATGGCTCAAGTCACCCTTCGTGGTAACCCGGTTCAGGTTGAAGGCGAACTGCCGCAAGTCGGCACCCAGGCGCTTGACTTCACCCTGACCGCCGGCGATCTGTCGGATGTAACCCTGGCCACTTTCGCCGGCAAGCGCAAAGTGCTGAACATCTTCCCAAGCGTCGACACCCCGACCTGCGCGACTTCGGTCCGTAAGTTCAACGCGCAGGCCAACGAACTGAATAACACCGTCGTGCTGTGCATTTCCTCGGACCTGCCGTTTGCCCAGGCACGCTTCTGCGGTTCCGAAGGCCTGGACAACGTCAAAAGCCTGTCGGACTTCCGCAGCGCTGCATTCTCCCAAGACTACGGCGTGGACATCGTTGACGGCCCCCTGCGCAGCCTGACCGCCCGTGCCGTAGTGGTGCTGGACGAAAACGACAAGGTGCTGCACAGCGAGCTGGTTGCTGAAATTGGCCAAGAGCCAAACTATGAAGCGGCCCTGGCTGTTTTGAAGTAA